The sequence GATGAGACCTCCAGACCTATATGGTGCGAAAAGGTCCAAAAGAGTTCAAATTCCCTGGTTGTTCTCATTGTTGTAGTTGGACATTTTTTGTTGGGTTATGTTTTGACCCTTTGTTCACATTCGGCACTAACTGGAGAACAACATTATGTGGAAGAATAGCTCAATAAATAGCCACCAGTCTCTTATATAACTAAAGCCCTGCTGTGCCCagtataattactgtattctCAGTGGGGTGGCAGTAATAGGTACAGCCTGGTGCCCTGACAATACAAGGCTCTGGCCAATAATATTGATTTCATTTGACCAAAGGCCTTCATGGAATTTACATTTACATCCCAACATTCTACATTTATCCATTAGTTGCACAGCATGCTAGCTGTGAACACTCATGTCACTGCTGCGGTTACACGGAGTAGAGGAGGTAAGATGATGTTTTCTCAACACTTTTAAAGGGAAAGGAATATGCTGCACTGATCCAAGAAGAAATTGGGgcaaatttgtaaaatatatttcatgtagATTGAATACTGTTGGTCTTGTTGGGAAAAAAAAGCCTTGCTTTATATGTTTGTCTGGCGGGAGTTAATCTGGATATTTAAAGCAACTCCATGGCATTAAGCTAGCTATATAAATGTGTGCTCTGACGTGTGGGTTGAAGGGTAGTGTATGTTTTCCATTGTTGATTGAATGAGTTAGATATTAACAAAATTCATATAGATGAAAATAGCATGATTGATATGGTAGATATGGTAACATACTATGAATAGCTGTTTTACACAACAGGAGTCATTTGCTTTGACACAAGGATCAGAGTGTAAGTGTCTAGATTAGTCATCAGTTTGatttacagtacttatttatgatgctttttttatataaatttgtgtttttaaaaaggaaCAGTTCAACAATAAACATTGTTTGCTAATCTTCATGTCATTCTTTAGTTCTTTTTGcccatataataaaattatttcttcCTGCTGtggatcacttttttttcttcatacaatgaaagtcagttggGTCTAATGTTGCTTTGGACTCCTTTGACTTTCTGTTAATTGGACAAAAAGAGTCGCATTTTGGAACAGAATGACTGAGTAAATGATGTGTAAACTATGCCATTTACTACTTTAAGTATTATTGTAGATTATAGTATTTTGATGGTAATACAATATGTGCTGTATCTTGTTGTCAGCTGTATGTTGTGGTGAATATGCTCCGGTAAGCATTATGCTGTTTTGAGCTGAAAGGGTCTGTCTGCTCACTGGAGCAACATCCTGGTTACATAATCTATCCAATCATCAGCTTCCTCTCTGCACCAGACCCTGCAGCCGTGCTCATTTCAGCTCAAACCAGAAAGCATAAATGACTGAGATACATTAATAACTGTTGCAGACATCAATGGCTGTAtcactttatatttgtattatttagaattttaggGTTCTAACGGACATGCAGGCGTGAACTGAGGCATTAAAGCTTATAGGAGCAACTTGCAGATATGATTCTGCATTCTTTGTTTCAAAAGGATTAATAAGCTTTACTATTTTGCTTGATGTATTAATGTTTGAGATGCAGAGGTTATTTGACTTTGGATCTCTTTTCACtcgtgaccctggacaacaaaattAGTCATAAAGGTACATTTTATGAAACTGAGATttacacatcatctgaaagctgaatagataagctttgttaggataggacaatatttggctgagatacagctatttgaaaatctggaatctgagggtgcaaaaaaattaaatattgaaaaaattgtCTTTAAAGAGTTCCAAATGAAaaagttcttatcaatgcatattactaatcaaaaattaagttttgatatattaatggTAGGaagtgtacaaaatatcttcatggaacatgatttttacgtaatatcctaatgatttttggcattaaaaatacttacaatgtatttttggctataaatataccccagcgacttaaggctggttttgtggtccaggttcacatataTGTGGTAAAaagttattgatattttaaaacagaaacaagGAATTTTTAAACTCTAAATGTCATCATCAGTGTCCATCTGTTTTTCCTTTTGTACACCATCCAGATGCTTCTTCAACATATTGCGCACTTGTTGGAGGCCGGAGCCTAATCATTATTCTTCTCCTTTCCTCTTTGCAGTCGGGTGGGGTTCTATGTAAGCACCTTCAAAAACGTCTCCAGCCTGGAAGCCCGATTCCATAGGGAGATCTCTTTTGTGAGTTAGATTAATTTCTAAAGCTCTTGAAACTGTTAAACATGATGTTCCTCCTAAATGtctcaaacaaaaacacaaagcacATGTTCCTCCTTGTGAATCATTCTTGTTTCTAGACACTTTTGATTGACATCCGAGGAACAGTTCCTGCGACATGAGGGTTTATAGAGGCTACTGTGTTATCAAGAGTGGTTTATGACAAAATTCATGGCTTAAATAGTAAGATTAGGAGCTTTGTTTCTGATCCATGTAGTCAGTCAAAGAAAAGCTCTAATGCTTCGCATGAAATCTCATTTTTGATTCAAGCTGCTAGTTGTGCAGCAATTCCTCATGAAAGAcggataaagtgtgtgtgtgtgtgtgtgtgtgttagttttcAAAATTACAGAAGAGACACTGATGAGCTATTGAGTGATATTTCTAGGGCTGTTTAACTCTTAACAGTGTGGGagaacaactttttttaaatgcactgccTGCTCTACATTCATCCAGTAGATAACTCTTTAAATACTCTTTGAATATTGCTCCAAATACTATTTTCtagttttctatttattatatttattttagacttatttattataatatttttctaatgTTAGAGACATTAAACAGTGCTAATTGTGCCTCTTTAGATCCACATCTCTCATTTTGGGTCCACACTGAAGGTTATAATGTTTTAGTTGTGCACTCTGCATTGGtagattatgtttattattagacACAGCATGTTGCTGTCACTGGGCATCTATGCATTGTTAAAGACGTTTTTTTTGCCAGAAGGGTTAAACAACGCTGCTCTGCAGAGGAGCTACTGCAAAGTTTCTGCTCTATTTGTGTCAGTGTGATCCGTATAGAGGTCAATGCATCACTCTATTGACGCAtgcattatttttacttttattgaaGGAATGAAAACCATTTGTATTCCTTtatttcacattaagaaaaagcCATTTGAGCATTTGGTGTTCATGAAGGTGATGATGAATTATTATGAACGTATTATGATTtgcataattagtttttattaatgacTGTGAGATCATGTACAAGTTTATGCCAACAAAAAGgaatgaaaataatacaaaacttAGCAGGCGCAGTATCACATTCGGTAGTACCACAGTACCTGAATGACAACATTTATTTCACTAAGGTTGCCTAAGGCAAGTCATTTTGCTTTAGCTCttctcataattatttttttccaatgacTTCTTTCTCTATGTTTTGGATCCAGCTCTGTCATAAGCTGTATGAAGTGATGAATAAGCTCGCTGATCAGCACTCGGACAAAATGTTCACGATCCAGGGAGCACCCAGGTAAGGAACAGTCTTTAACCTCCATTAACCTCCCTGCACAGAATGCACTTATTCACTGATGGCACTAATGGTATATATTTTTACCACTTTCAAAGAAGATAAGAAAACGAGATTATCGCCATAATTCtggcttttaatcaaatatttatatggttTGGCTCTGTTCGTGTTCTTTCCTGTTACAGAGTGAAACGGTAAGTGGAATCACATCGACTGTTAGTGTATGTAAAGACATGGGAGGTTTACTTCCTCTAAAGTGTTCTAAGTTTAGAAAGGAAATTTGAAGAACACCTTTGTTCTTTGTGAAAGAACACCTTTGAGTAAGTAAATGTCCTGTGGTTTGTAGTGCAGTGCAGCACTGTGCTTGACGCAGATGATGATAGTGTTTAGTTTTGTAGATCTGGTAGGTGATGAGTAATTATGCAGTAGATGTTTCTCCTTCGCTTGTTTCAGTGAATCTCACTGTAGGTGCAACATTACATTGAAATGGGTGATAAGCAGAGCACATTGTGAaagaaatgatacattttatgGTACTTGGACACAATTGAAAACTTTGATGAACTGAGACCATCTCTTAAATAGTTCACATAGCAAAGCACGGATATGTTGCTTGCAAGCTGCCCTTCTTAGAAATCTCCCCTAAGAGCTCTGATATAGtgaaaataatatattcagaacaAAAGAAGCCTTGATGAGTTGGCAAGATGTTATTTGTGTGTCATTTTTGATTGACAGCGACTCAGGGCCACTGCGATTAGCGAGGACTCCCACCCCACCTGATGATGAGAGCCCAGACAGCAGCCCAGCTGTCAGCCCCAACCACACACTTAGGCCCACATCCCCTGGCCCACCTCGACCCAAATCACCTTCACAGGTAGGTCTGAAAACCCTCCAAGTCCTGCAGCATTGAGAAGATGATTCAAGTAGTTAGGAAGTTTGTAGTATATAATCATAATGTGTAGCACTAAAATGAGTACAAATGATCTCCTTGACCAGTATTTGTGAGGTTTTGATTTGCGAGGTTCAAAGGCACACATGATATCTCTTCATATTAGCTCAAAATGGGACCTCCAAAACCACCTCCTCCAAAAGTTACTCCAACTAAGGAGCTCCAACAAGAGCAGATAATTGACCTGTTCGATGGAGGGTTTCCAGAGATCAGTGTTACGTCACCACAAGTGAGTGAGCATTCACTTATTTTCCTGGTAATGTGGAATAAGAATAATATCTGCTAGTAGTTACATCTGcagcattcattttattttcttacttTAGCCAAACGAAAAACCTGGAGAATCTCTCCTGGATTTGGATTTTGATCCATTCAAGCCGGATGCCAGTACACCTATTGGGCAGACCCAATCACCCATATCTCAGGTCATTCTTAACACTTtgcttattttataaaataaaaaaacttgagagTGACAGGTCAAATGAAAACTTTTATGTCTTAGCaatcatttttgtttatataacatTAATCAATCAGTGAGGAAATGTTGGCtaaattattgatttgtttgtctTACAGACACTTCCTTGGGATCTTTGGGCGGTAAGTCTGCTTTCTTTGCTTGTACTCCCTGATCTATGTGAGCTGATGCAAAGGAGAGAAATCTTGGTGCTAATAGTAACTTGGTGACAGAATCCTGTCTCCTGTCCTGATGTCAAAAGATGTGGTCTAGATTTGTAGTCTCTTAAGACAATAAATTTGCActgacataaaaatgtaaattcactGTAATTTCATGACAAGATCAAAGATGTTCCTCTCGAGCATTAATTTGACAGCAAATACCTCTGATATCTCTGTTCATTTCTAGGGAAATGCTGCAGAGCCTGCACAGCCCGTAAGTAATGAATGACGAGAGTGTCTTAGTAAAAAGCAATTGCAAATGTAATTAAAGTTCACTGGCAGATTTAACCTCCAGCTTTCAAGACTTTGGAAAATTGGCTGATAACTtcttaaatgttcatttattcattaactttACAAATTAGAAATCTGTCCTCCATTTCTCCAGTGTGACATTGGATTGtggtttacacatttttatatacgATGGTTTTCATAAAAGCTATTCCTACTTAGTTTCTTtaatctgtgtctgtctgtgacaAATCTGTCTCCATCTTTGGTGGCCCCCATCATAGGGGAAACTTATTTGCATAGTAACCACTTGTTACCTTTCTTTCCTTGACCAGGCTGCAGATGCTGGCTTCACTGCCAACTGGGCAGCTGACTTTGGCTCTTCAGCCACTACAGGTACAGAGGAATTTGGAAATGGTCAACCTGCAGTGGATGAGCAGGGATGGCCACCTTCCGAAGGTTGGCCTACAGAGGCAGCATCACAGCCTCCAGAAGAGGCAGCCACAGATGAGGTTAGAGCCTGGAATCCAGAAAACTATCTTGAGCCAGACCCAGACTGTGATCCCTGTGCTGTGGGGGGTGATGAGGCCAAGCAACAGCATCCAGGACAGGGGAAAGAGAGTGTAGAGGAAGGTCAGACAGACTGGGCTAAAAATCAGGTGGAATGGGCAGAAGAAAAGGCAGGTTGCAGGTCAGAGGAGAGAGATGCAGAGGAGACAGTGGGCTTGCAACCAATGCCTGGAATCATATTCACTGATGAGTTTGGTCAGGAGATTCAGGATACCACAGAGGGCATAGGGGGAGATAGTTCCAGATGGGGTCTGTCTAGCCAGGTTGATCTAGATGGATCCGGCTCAGAGTACGAGACTGCTGAAGAATGGGGTGATGTCCCAGGACAAAATAGTGGGTGGGTCAGTGCAGATGATGAACTTGAATGTGCCGAGAATGAGAATCCCATTGTGGCTCCAGAACAAGGCACTGTGGCCAAAGAGTGCTTTGCAGATTGTGGCACAGGTGATGGTGTCCTCGAGCAGATTACCCCTGCTGACTCTGGGTTCGGTGGTGATGCATTTGCATCCAACTGGGATCAGCCTGAAGCAACACCATCTGCCTCAGAGCTTGAAAATGAAAGCTTGGATGAGCCACTTGCAGATCCAACCAAAGCAGGAGCAAATATGCCTCAAAATTTTCTTGAATCTACTCTAAGTTCAGACCCATTTGACACTGAAGGTAAAGATCCATTTGGTACAGGGGATGATCCCTTTGCAGCATCAGGGGATGACCCATTTGGGAATGTAAATGATCCATTTGCGACCTCGGACAAAGATCCCAGTGGCTTTTCTGGGAGTGAACCCTTTGTTACTACAGGCAGTGATCTTTTTTATACCGAAGGGTTATCAACGAAGAGTCCAAAAAGTGGGTTTCATTCTGATCCGTTTGCAGAGACCCAGCTAGGAGACAAAGGACAGTGGGCAGCGGACCCCTTTGCCACTGAATTTACATCAGACCCTTTTGCTACTGGGGGTGATCAGGACCCATTTGCTTATGAGATCACATCTGATCCTTTTGCCAGTGAAAGCGGTGGAGACCCATTTATCAGTGAGAACAACCAGGGGTGGGCAGGGGGTTGGGAATCCACCGGGACAAAGGAGATTATTGGACAAGGAAAAGACTCTGATGTCTTTGAGGACAAAACTGGATATGCCAATGGGTTTGCCCAGTGGGCAGCTTTTCCTGCACCAGCTGCAGACTCTGAGAACTCCAGTAAGGGCTCCTGGCAGGAGGTGAGTGATAGCAGTGGCTTCTTCTCTTCTGATGGCCAAGGAAACTTTACCGCAGGCTGGCCAGGTGAGGCTGTTCCATCTCAAGACCCCTTTACCTCCTTCCCTGGGCAACAAGACACCTCTAATCTTAAAAGTACCATTGCAGAGGAGAAGGTCTATCATAAAGAGCCAGAGAACTCAGACCTGTCAGAAGACGAAGTTGCAAACCGGAGATACGGAAAGTTATACCAAGAAATAGATACAGAGCTGGAAGAGGTACCTGACTTCCTGCAACTCTGCTTAGTTTAGTGTAGATTAGACTACAGCAAGATACTCCCCTCTTTTCCTGCAGATGAAGTACTATTTTCCTGTTACAAAACCCTTCTGACCCTGGAACCCCTCTCACAGCCCACAGTCCCAAGACCTgttctcctctctctcctttgcTTGCTTtcattgtttgttgtttttgctaAATTCAAGTAGAATTTACAGTCCTCCAAGTGTGTGCAATTACAATACATGTCTTTGAGGGTTTACatgctaattatttatttaattcggTTTAGGTGTCCAACAAGGCTTTTAACGGATTTTCTAAGGTAAATAGGATCTTAGAAAGATTAATCTAACTTTTTAATAGATTAAAAGAGAATTCATAATGACATTATGAATAACTGACAATGTGGCCAATCACAACAGCCACATTGTCCCAACTGATTGTGCTTTCATAATGGCATTGTAGCAATGCTTAGAATTggttgttttgaaaaaaaaaaaaaaaaaaaaggatgaaaaatttaaacaaatttaagaGCATCTTTAAAAAAGATAAGAAATGATGGATCTCATCATTTTCAACAAAATTCAACCCCCAGGGAGTTTCAAAAATATTCCTGACATGTATTTTATGAGTAACaaatactatttattttgtaaatgatgacaacaatTTTACAATGAACATGTAGAACCCAGCGATAAAAATAACTGTGGCCCTGCTTTAATAAACCAAAAGCTGTTTTATATCTAACTATGATCCCTACTAATTCCTCTTCCCCGAATGATCCATTAAACCATTTCTCACAggaattataaaaacaaacaaacaaacaaacaaacaaaaaacagtctAACGTAGCTGattatatttttcagaatttatACAAGTAAATTTGATTTGCTTAACTCTATCTTTTTAATTCTCTGTTATTTTTTAGGAAGCAACAGTCCCAACATTTGTGGCCGACTTTGATAAGATGGTGAGTAGACTGAAGTAACTGTAATGGTCTGTACTTCTTACTTAATGGGTGTCAAtgggcatttttatttattcccatGAATATTTCCATGagtatgtctttatttttttgtgtgtgtgttcgtttttcctctttttatttCTTCCCCTTTTGTAGAAAACTGTTTTCATATGCATTTTAATCAAGACAGTTTTGTCTCAAATTCTGACTGTACTACGTACATAAATACATCTGTCATTGCTTGTTGCAAACTAtatatttgaaagtgtttttaaacCTAAGGGTTTTAATACTAGTCCAGTAGTGAAGGTGTCATTGGACAGTCTTTCTGTTTGTTctcttataaatgaatataaagtcTGAGGTTGAGGCCCCAGAGGGTGATGTAGCTGAAGGAGAAGGTGAAGCAGCCCCAGCCTCAGTACCTGAGGGTGGGGAGGGTCCTGTCACCACTCCCCCTACAGACACACAACCGGCGGAGATCACTGCTTCAAGCCCCCCTGCAGAGACTGCTACAGTGAGTTACAAAGAGTTAAATCATAGACGTCATCAGTAAAACTGTCATCACCATCGTCATCAACGCCATTGTCAACGTTTTTACATCAGTGTTTTCCATCATTACTGGTATCACTTTCATCACTAAATCATCATCCTCATTATAGCTGTTGTGATCGTCATCTTAATTTACATCAATCTGTCAatactgtttttatcatttttaataaccGTGTTGTTagaattcatcatcatcatcatcatcatcattagtgCATAAAACAAGATTATTGCCCTTGCTGTCATGATATGATCATCATGTTATATTTTTGGCTACATACGGTACATATGTATTCTCTCACATCAGATCAGAAATGAGCTGTAGTCATTGATCATATCTGTGTACTGTTGTTTATAAAGAGCACTGTGGAGTCTCCGGTGTCTGCGGAGACTGAGGCAGCTGAGCAGGCTGAGGTATGTACCTCTGAATAATCATTCTAAACAGTGCCTGCATGTTGGCCATATTACCTTTTGTATTTTCAAAACTCAAATGTTTTGGAAAAGAAAGTCTCTTGAGTTctgttattttaaacatatttgatttgttttaacactgatttaacaaatgtttattttacattattgagaGAATTGTACAtacatataattgttttattattttgttgacaTGTAGATTTTTTCCATAACACAAAATTGCATGCACTACCAGTGCGAGctctgacttttcttttttttcttatgtattaGCCAGTTACATATGTTTCTTTTAATGAGTTATTTTTATGGAGGTGAATTttgaatgtgtttatttgtgtaaaaTGGCATACcaaatattatcatttttattactttctttttttcatttacacatgctttggggtcagtttttactattggttttatttttcatgagcaaCAGTAGGAGTCAGAAGCACAGTTATGTTGTAGatcttaaaataacagttttggtTGACCCTTAGATTAAATTGTTGATGAAAAAGTCTCAAACATTCTTTAGCTTCCAGTTGAGGACATAGAAAAGGAGCAACTCAGTCAAGAAGCCCCGGTAACTATAACTTATGTCCATTGAATGACATAAGAGAAACTCAAGTTATATGCAGCACCGTTGCATATGTGCTTGGTTACTGTATCTATCAAGTCCTTGTTCTCAGTAGTAATGCCTTTTGGCATTTGCAATGTCTCCAAATGAATATTAATGTATGAGATGTAAGATATGACAAGAAAACAGGTGGTGTTATTTGGAAATATAACATAAATTGGAGATAGAatggatgtttttttatttgcatgtagGATTCTGCTTCCATCCAAGAAACACAGAAGGAGTCACCTACAGAGGCGGCTCTGGTAATTGCAtccctatatattttttaatgttactgcAGTACTGCTTTTTATTAGTAATAAAGGCCTTCCAGCATCACATTCACTGAGATGTTCATAAGCATCCAGGCTCTGATACAGATGGGTAGTAACGGTTATGAAGGCAAGCCAGACACTGGCatgaccagagacagatttattGACTAATCACTGCAGTATGTGtcattattaatttgaataaatgaatgtgtaatgatgctgacaacCACATTTCTTTGTGTGTAGGCTACTTTTGAGGATAAAGAGTCTCCCATTGAAGAGACTCCGGTAACTATtcaagtctaaataaataaactaacttttataatactgttattatattcttatttcatgttattattccaacattgctatttaaatatttactgtatttttatttatatatttatgtatttatttatttttgctaattgGTTTGTATCATCGTGAAGCCAtatgaaaatactttatttatttatttatgtattattcaaACACTAATATTGTCAGATATTTCTTGACTATCTAGTTGGGTTTCCTTAAAATTttcattcttaatatttttttgtgagttCTGCAGAATACCTTGTAGTgtataattatttagattttataaagAGTCTCAGTCTGATATTAAATCATCATCTGGCTTCACATGACACTTGGTGTGGTTACCAAACTGATGCACTGGGACAGGATGGTAGCCACATATGTCATTATGCAGAATGCTTTTTAACAGTGTGTGTTGATGGATGGAGACTTCTAACATGTGCTGTGGCATTAATCAGAACCTATAACCCATCTTTTTGTATGTGTatcttttatttgaatattgtttTTGAGGGTATAATGAGCAGTTGCAACACCTGGCAGCACAACAACAAACACTGTCAGCTCTGACATAATATATTccaaatgtatgtatattatatatactatataatataatagttccAAATGCAAAACTTTGTTTTTAGATCCAGAGCTGATTAGAAGGCTACTGCTGCCACTGTTTCTGCCATTTCTGATTGTacctttaattaattttcatttcattttttcttcCCTGGTTTTTTCTGTTACAATAGTTTTGATCCATAAGGTTGCACACATTGAATCCAGTTAAACAGAGATGATGTTATAACCTGATCATTCCCTTGCTTACTGAGCCTTTAAATAGTGTCTTCACTGATGACTATTATTACCCCTCCAATCACCATGTTAGGTTTCCATGGTGATTGTATTCTTACATCACCACAACGGGCAGTAATTTTACATTCTCTCTTTCGAAGCACATTAAGTGACTAAGCAAGTGGAGCAAAAATGTTCGGGTATAAATATTATCTATGCATCTATGTTTAGTTGAATCTGCATTCAGCCGCTTTGAATTGTATGGGGATTTGGAATTTATTTATGTAGTCCACTTGCTGAAAGATCAAAAATGGATTCCATTTTACCGTTATCCTTGGCTCGTTGTTGAATGAGTTATGTTGAGTTCTTTGATGAATTCTTCACATGTATATTGAGATCATATAGTCAGTATGATCTGAGGAATGTTCACCCACACTACTGTACTTCATCCAGTAGGCAGTGATCATCCACTATGAATCATGATCCCTGTTCCTTCATGCCGTCTGTTGAACATTTCCCCTAACCAAAGTACTTGACTTTTGGTGAAACTCAAGTCTGTTTTTTTCTGAGAACTGACTTGCCATTCCTCATCAGGGACAGTTTTAACCTCAGAAGTTAAACTGGTCCCTGCATCCTTCATTGTGACACTCTGAGTGCTCCCCTCCGTGGTTCTGTAAACCGATCCATCCACATGAGTGGCTTGTGTTGAGTGTTCAAACACTGGCTCTCACTCCTGAGCACCTCTTCCAGACTATAGATGCCAAACCAGAGGAAGAGGCCAAACCAGGAGATGAACCAAATAATGTTGAGTCCAAACCAACAGATGAACCAGATATGGTTGACACCCAACCAGGAGAAGTTCCTGATAATATTGAGCCCAAACCAGGAGATGCTCCTGATAATGTTGAGCCCCAACCAGGGGATGAAACCAGTAAGGAGGGTGCTGCAAACAATGGGAATGAGGAGGTAGATATTCACCTGTGATTCTGCACTTTGGTATGCAGGCCATTGACAAGACCCTGGTTTCTTTCTAACCGTTCTGGACTGTACTTTAAAACTCACTGAGACTTAATCACTGAATCAAAATGTCAGTTATTTTCAGCAATGTTTTACAACAAAGCCCCATTGTGCAAAAAAGGGggttatttaatgtaatgtaaaatgttacccatttttcttttattcagttgtttttatttattacatttcttaaGTATGTATTACATGTATGTGTATTATGTATCAAGCTGCTTGTCAAAAATGTACTTGCATATCTTCAGGTTTATTACTTGAGTTGCATGTTGAGTGATGCTGCTTCTTTGCCCCACCTCAGGAAAAGATGCCTATCCCTTCTGTTGTTATTGAGCCTGCCTCTAGTAATGAGGGGGATGATGACCGTGATGGTGATATCATATCTCCAGTAGCAACCAGTGGCAATGGGATGATCACAGAATGCCAGGCAACCAAAGACATCTCCTCTGGAATGCCTCCTGGATACCTTTTCAAGGTGAATATACTGTAAAGCAAACACAATTTAAGGCCGAATCCGGACGCATTGCACACTGAACTTAAAAATTTCCATGCCtgtaaatatcttaaatataatGTGGATATACAGTACAGTAACCTTAAAGCTTTCTCTGAGAAAAATAGCCCATTACAGTGTACAGAATATTCGGCCTAGCAACAAGATGAACTAATTCCTATGCTGTCCTGCAGGCTGAAACGATGCATGATTTTGAAGCAGCAAACCCAGACGAACTGGAGCTGAAAAAAGGAGACATTGTTTTGGTAGTACCCACAGAACTACCTGAAGATCAGGTAAGATTTGTCTTGACTTTTAACTTTTCTTATGATAAACGTAATGTGATTTTGTTGCACATTTTGTTGTCTCTTCAGGATGCTGGTTGGCTCACTGGCATCAGAGAGAGCGACTGGCTACAGCATGGCACTTCGGCTCAgaaaggactgtttcctgaaaatTTTACGCAGCGTCTGGAGTAAATGACCTTCGGTGTGTTGTGAGAAGGCACATGGATCTGGACGTCTGCCGACCGAGCCACTCACTATAGAGTCTAAAGTACTGATGACATCTGAACTATCAGACTAGACAAACACCACATAAGAGGAAATAACTCCATCGACTAAATGAAGCAAGAGGAGACAAAAATACTGTACCTACTCTGAGCATAAAGAAAATAACCAAGCATGATGTGATAGTATGGTCAACCTTTTCTCAGAAAACCAAGATCAAAtccctgttttttgtttgtttacctgTGAGCAGCAACGAATTGATG comes from Carassius auratus strain Wakin unplaced genomic scaffold, ASM336829v1 scaf_tig00025600, whole genome shotgun sequence and encodes:
- the LOC113078364 gene encoding uncharacterized protein LOC113078364 isoform X4 translates to MNKLADQHSDKMFTIQGAPSDSGPLRLARTPTPPDDESPDSSPAVSPNHTLRPTSPGPPRPKSPSQLKMGPPKPPPPKVTPTKELQQEQIIDLFDGGFPEISVTSPQPNEKPGESLLDLDFDPFKPDASTPIGQTQSPISQTLPWDLWAGNAAEPAQPAADAGFTANWAADFGSSATTGTEEFGNGQPAVDEQGWPPSEGWPTEAASQPPEEAATDEVRAWNPENYLEPDPDCDPCAVGGDEAKQQHPGQGKESVEEGQTDWAKNQVEWAEEKAGCRSEERDAEETVGLQPMPGIIFTDEFGQEIQDTTEGIGGDSSRWGLSSQVDLDGSGSEYETAEEWGDVPGQNSGWVSADDELECAENENPIVAPEQGTVAKECFADCGTGDGVLEQITPADSGFGGDAFASNWDQPEATPSASELENESLDEPLADPTKAGANMPQNFLESTLSSDPFDTEGKDPFGTGDDPFAASGDDPFGNVNDPFATSDKDPSGFSGSEPFVTTGSDLFYTEGLSTKSPKSGFHSDPFAETQLGDKGQWAADPFATEFTSDPFATGGDQDPFAYEITSDPFASESGGDPFISENNQGWAGGWESTGTKEIIGQGKDSDVFEDKTGYANGFAQWAAFPAPAADSENSSKGSWQEVSDSSGFFSSDGQGNFTAGWPGEAVPSQDPFTSFPGQQDTSNLKSTIAEEKVYHKEPENSDLSEDEVANRRYGKLYQEIDTELEEEATVPTFVADFDKMEKMPIPSVVIEPASSNEGDDDRDGDIISPVATSGNGMITECQATKDISSGMPPGYLFKAETMHDFEAANPDELELKKGDIVLVVPTELPEDQDAGWLTGIRESDWLQHGTSAQKGLFPENFTQRLE
- the LOC113078364 gene encoding uncharacterized protein LOC113078364 isoform X3; its protein translation is MNKLADQHSDKMFTIQGAPSDSGPLRLARTPTPPDDESPDSSPAVSPNHTLRPTSPGPPRPKSPSQLKMGPPKPPPPKVTPTKELQQEQIIDLFDGGFPEISVTSPQPNEKPGESLLDLDFDPFKPDASTPIGQTQSPISQTLPWDLWAGNAAEPAQPAADAGFTANWAADFGSSATTGTEEFGNGQPAVDEQGWPPSEGWPTEAASQPPEEAATDEVRAWNPENYLEPDPDCDPCAVGGDEAKQQHPGQGKESVEEGQTDWAKNQVEWAEEKAGCRSEERDAEETVGLQPMPGIIFTDEFGQEIQDTTEGIGGDSSRWGLSSQVDLDGSGSEYETAEEWGDVPGQNSGWVSADDELECAENENPIVAPEQGTVAKECFADCGTGDGVLEQITPADSGFGGDAFASNWDQPEATPSASELENESLDEPLADPTKAGANMPQNFLESTLSSDPFDTEGKDPFGTGDDPFAASGDDPFGNVNDPFATSDKDPSGFSGSEPFVTTGSDLFYTEGLSTKSPKSGFHSDPFAETQLGDKGQWAADPFATEFTSDPFATGGDQDPFAYEITSDPFASESGGDPFISENNQGWAGGWESTGTKEIIGQGKDSDVFEDKTGYANGFAQWAAFPAPAADSENSSKGSWQEVSDSSGFFSSDGQGNFTAGWPGEAVPSQDPFTSFPGQQDTSNLKSTIAEEKVYHKEPENSDLSEDEVANRRYGKLYQEIDTELEEVSNKAFNGFSKEATVPTFVADFDKMEKMPIPSVVIEPASSNEGDDDRDGDIISPVATSGNGMITECQATKDISSGMPPGYLFKAETMHDFEAANPDELELKKGDIVLVVPTELPEDQDAGWLTGIRESDWLQHGTSAQKGLFPENFTQRLE